One Coffea arabica cultivar ET-39 chromosome 5e, Coffea Arabica ET-39 HiFi, whole genome shotgun sequence DNA segment encodes these proteins:
- the LOC113690923 gene encoding E3 ubiquitin-protein ligase UPL1 — translation MKLKRRRAVEVPPRIKYFINNVTSTPLENIEEPLKSFVWEFEKGDFHHWVDLFNHFDTFFEKYIKPRKDLQLDDNFLESDPSFPREAIIQILRVIRVILENCTNKHFYSSYEHHLSSLLTSTDADVVEACLQTLAAFLKKTIGKYIIRDTSLRSKLFAFAQGWGGKEEGLGLVACAVQNGSDAVARQLGCTLHFEFYAVNESLNELGTAEQHPQGLQIIHLPNVDTRKESDLELLNKLVVEYRVPPSLRFSLLTRLRFARAFSSLAMRQQYTCIRLYAFVVLVQACTDADDLVSFFNAEPEFINELVTLLSYEAAIPEKIRILSILSLVAICQDRARQPTVLTAVTSGGHRGILSSLMQKAIDSIVNSSSKWSVVFAEALLSLVTVLVSSSSGCSAMREAGFIPTLLPLLKDMDPQHLHLVSMAVHVLEAFMDYSNPAAALFRDLGGLDDTISRLKVEVSHIENGSKQLSSSIVDLDSSESSSSQAVTESSSDLDNMQPLYSEALVAYHRRLLMKALLRAISLGTYAPGATARISGSEESLLPRCLSIIFRRAKDFGGGLFSLAATVMSDLIHKDPTCFGALEEAGLPATFMDAIMDGVLCSSEAISCIPQCLDALCLNNNGLQAVKDHNALRCFVKIFTSRTYLRALTGDTPGSLSSGLDELMRHASQLRGPGVDMLIEILNNITKLGSGPESASSTDSPGSTGHVPMETDVEDKCMAVADGRDLCKVESSEQAVETSLDASIVNIESFLPDCIGNAARLLETILQNSDACRIFVEKKGIEAVLQLFVLPSMPLSVSVGQSISVAFKNFSPQHSVSLARAVCSFLRDHLKATVELLVSVEGMPLAQLEVAQRSKFLRCLSSLEGILSLANSLLKGTTTIISELGSADSDVFKDLGRVYRDTLWQVSLCCDTKADEKRNVEAEPESAEGGVSNAAGRESDDDANIVSYRYTNPVTVRTSSHSPWGLEREFISVVRSSEGFNRRSRHGLARLRGARAGRHLESLQIDPESAANGTEPATQDLKKKSPEVLVLETLTKLASSIRTFFTALVKGFTSPNRRRTETGSLSSASKIIGSALSKVFQEAFGFSGYSYSSGHEISLSVKCRYLGKLVDDMVALTFDGRRRTCYTVMINNFYVHGTFKEVLRTFEATSALLWTLPYSLPASGLDHEKNAEEGKLSHSSWLLDTLQSYCRLLEYFINSSLLLSPTSASQAQLLVQPVAVGLSIGLFPVPKDPEVFVRMLQSQVLDAIVPIWNHPLFPNCNPVFITSIISLITHVYSGVGDVKQNRSGLLGNTNQRLVAPPPDEATIATIVEMGFSRARAEEALRRVETNSVEMAMEWLFSHAEDPVLEDDELARALALSLGNSSEASKVDNTEKSVDVLAEEEQIKTPSVDDILAATMKLFHSSDSMAFQLTDLLVTLCNRNKGEDRDQVIPYLVKQLKQCPMEFSKDNSALCMVSHTLALILSEDENARQIAVQSGIVPLAIDILMNFKARTTSGNEILSPKCISALLLILDNLLQSRPRISRESTEETAAGPIPDSSEEHVASPVLEDVAEKKSTPLLQDKESSTIFEKTFGKPTGFLTMEDCGNVLIIACDLINQHVPALVMQAVLQLCARLTKQHALALQFLENGGLAALFGLPRSCFFPGYDTLASAIIRHLIEDPQTLQTAMELEIRQTLSGNRHAGRVSVRTFLTSMAPVISRDPGVFMKAATAVCQLESSGGRTTIVLSKEKDREKEKEKQKASGVEAGIASNDSVRISDNKMHDGPAKCSKAHKKVPVNLTQVVDQLLEIVLTFPLKKSDEDFAAYENAMEVDESTTKIKGKSKVDETRNAETNSFSEKSAGLAKVTFVLKLLSDILLMYVHTAGVILRRGIELSQLRGSNQLDCSGQGGIIHHVLHRLLPLPIDKTAGPDEWKNKLSEKASYFLVVLSSRSGEGRRRVINELAKALSPFSNSESNSSSCSFLPDKKVLAFVDLVYAILSKNSSSSNLPGSGCSPDVAKSMIEEGMARCLSGILQKLDLDHPDAPKIVNLILKSLESLTRAANASEQLAKSDCLNKKKAVGVSGRSDENVNVTSASRTAESNGHGNCQQEATGAASSEQQPPESSQNGGDGGRDSIQSMEHEMRIEESANGNPPLELGLDYVREDMEEAGVMENRDQIGMAFHAENRVVDDMGDEDDDMGDDGEDDEDDDDGDEEDEDIGEDGTALMSLADTDVEDHDEAGGDEYNEDMVDEEDDDFHENRVIEVRWREALDGLDHLQVLGQPGTGGGLIDVAAEPFEGVNVDDLFGLRRTFGFERRRQINRNSFERSATDRTGLRHPLLSRPSPSSDLVSMWSATGNAARDVEGFSTGNLDASHFYMFDAPVLPYDNAPSSLFGDRVGGSAPPPLADFSVGLESLRVPGRRVSGDGRWTDDGQPQAGGQAATVAQAIEELFISQMSNNAPNHLNERLSENTSAKQQADTLLVADSQVPLDGDSTVAQQHDVQIQENDPGIDRLGEGQCSQEAVDREVVTEQAGDPHQLSEPAANLISENTPEAQDIMETGEENGSAMEQLSVMQGSVAPSMYSQADPVGSRSSDGLGSPHYLHLQNLGHHSPSAADSQSSNHALIITGSDMPDATLSHASSVNADVDMNAVFMEGDQSYQLLSTSDVNGEEPSYRQIEVVQEASQTDETNVNNDASNGNGIDPTFLEALPEDLRAEVLASQQAQSTQPPTYTPPAAEDIDPEFLAALPPDIQAEVLAQQRAQRVAQQAAGQPVEMDNASIIATFPADLREEVLLTSSEAVLSALPSPLLAEAQMLRDRAMSHYQARSLFGGSHRFNHRRNGLGFDRHAVMDRGVGVTIGRRASSSITESLKLKELEGEPLLDADSLKALIRLLRLAQPLGKGLLQRLLLNLCAHSSTRAILVRLLLDALKPVNEGSVGGLTTSNSLRLYGCQSNVVYGRSQLFDGLPPLVLRRILEILTYLANNHSAVASLLFFFDSSLVPEALNADTSETKKDKGKEKMLEGDNQSNSLGCSEKGDISLILFLKLLSQPLFLRSIAHLEQVMGLIQVVVHTAVSKLECQSHSEEAAAHIQNPSSGGNIGDVEKDSSLLPVESNHQDDESNPARKSTPHCEKNMNIYHIFLQLPQSDLHNLCSILGHEGLSDKIYMLAGEVLKKLASVAAPHRKFFISELSGLAQELSSSAVNELITLRNTHMLGLSAGSMAGAAVLRVLQTLSTFTSVSNDSNRDTMTIEEQEEHANTWKLNVALEPLWQELSECISAMESELTQSCLSSVMPNVNIGEHIQGSSSVSPPLPPGTQRLLPFIEAFFVLCEKLQAHNSFIHQDYADATAREVKESAGSPVLFSSKYSLDSHRRIDGTLTFTRFSEKHRRLLNAFVRQNPGLLEKSLSMLLKAPRLIDFDNKRAYFRSRIRQQHEQHLSGPLRISVRRAYVLEDSYNQLRMRPTQDLKGRLNVHFQGEEGIDAGGLTREWYQLLSRVVFDKGALLFTTVGNNATFQPNPNSVYQTEHLSYFKFVGRVVAKALFDGQLLDVYFTRSFYKHILGVKVTYHDIEAVDPDYYKNLKWMLENDVSDVPDLTFCMDADEEKHILYEKTEVTGYELKPGGSNIRVTEETKHEYVDLVADHILTNAIRPQINSFMEGFNELVPKELISIFNDKELELLISGLPEIDLDDLKANTEYTGYTAASCVVQWFWEVVKGFNKEDMARLLQFVTGTSKVPLEGFKALQGISGAQRFQIHKAYGAPERLPSAHTCFNQLDLPEYTSKEQLQERLLLAIHEASEGFGFG, via the exons ATGAAGTTGAAACGGAGGAGAGCCGTTGAAGTG CCTCCAAGGATTAAATATTTCATCAACAATGTTACTTCTACTCCTCTTGAAAATATTGAGGAACCGCTGAAAAGTTTTGTTTGGGAGTTTGAAAAG GGAGATTTTCATCACTGGGTCGATCTTTTTAATCATTTTGATACCTTTTTTGAGAAATACATAAAACCAAGGAAGGATTTGCAGCTTGATGACAACTTTTTGGAGTCTGATCCTTCCTTCCCTAGGGAGGCTATTATTCAGATTCTGCGTGTTATAAGGGTAATCTTGGAGAACTGCACAAATAAGCACTTCTATAGCTCATACGAG CATCATTTGTCGTCTCTGCTTACTTCCACTGATGCAGATGTAGTTGAGGCATGCTTGCAAACTTTGGCTGCTTTTTTAAAGAAAACAATTGGGAAGTATATCATAAGAGATACTTCTCTCAGGTCAAAATTGTTTGCTTTTGCACAAGGTTggggaggaaaagaagaaggccTCGGATTAGTTGCTTGTGCTGTGCAGAATGGTTCTGATGCAGTTGCTCGTCAGTTGGGTTGCACCTTACACTTTGAGTTCTATGCTGTAAATGAATCTTTAAATGAGTTAGGTACTGCAGAGCAACATCCCCAAGGGCTACAAATCATTCATTTGCCCAATGTTGATACCAGAAAGGAGTCTGATTTGGAGCTGTTGAATAAATTAGTTGTAGAGTACAGAGTTCCCCCTAGTTTGAgattttctcttttgacaagATTGCGATTTGCGAGGGCTTTTAGCTCCCTTGCCATGCGACAACAATATACATGCATTCGCCTGTATGCCTTTGTAGTTCTTGTTCAAGCATGTACTGATGCTGATGACTTGGTCTCTTTCTTTAATGCTGAGCCGGAATTCATCAATGAATTGGTTACCTTGTTAAGCTATGAAGCTGCGATCCCTGAGAAGATTCGGATTTTGAGTATTCTTTCCTTGGTTGCCATTTGTCAGGATCGAGCACGTCAGCCTACTGTATTGACTGCTGTAACATCTGGTGGGCACCGTGGTATTCTATCTAGCCTTATGCAAAAAGCCATTGATTCCATTGTGAATAGTTCATCAAAATGGTCTGTTGTTTTTGCGGAGGCTTTGTTATCTCTCGTCACTGTTTTGGTCTCATCATCATCAGGCTGCTCAGCCATGCGCGAAGCAGGATTTATACCTACTCTTTTGCCTCTACTTAAAGATATGGACCCTCAGCATTTGCATTTGGTCAGCATGGCTGTACATGTGCTAGAAGCCTTCATGGATTATAGCAACCCTGCTGCTGCACTTTTCAGGGACTTGGGTGGTTTGGATGATACCATATCACGTCTAAAGGTAGAAGTGTCTCATATAGAAAATGGCTCAAAGCAGCTAAGCTCTTCCATTGTTGACCTTGACAGTTCTGAATCTAGCAGTTCACAAGCAGTCACGGAGTCTTCTTCTGATCTAGATAACATGCAGCCTCTTTATTCAGAAGCATTGGTTGCATATCATCGACGGTTACTGATGAAAGCCTTGTTGCGTGCAATATCCTTGGGAACCTATGCTCCTGGAGCCACTGCTCGTATTTCTGGTTCAGAAGAGAGCTTGTTGCCACGTTGCTTATCCATAATTTTCAGGAGAGCAAAAGATTTTGGTGGTGGGTTGTTCTCTCTTGCTGCAACTGTGATGAGTGATCTCATTCACAAAGATCCTACCTGCTTTGGTGCTCTAGAAGAGGCAGGTCTTCCTGCCACGTTTATGGATGCTATTATGGACGGTGTATTATGTTCTTCTGAAGCTATTAGTTGCATACCGCAGTGCCTCGATGCCTTGTGTTTGAATAACAATGGCCTTCAGGCTGTGAAAGATCACAATGCTTTAAGGTGCtttgtgaaaatttttacaTCTAGGACATACTTGCGTGCCCTTACTGGTGACACTCCAGGTTCCTTGTCTAGTGGTCTGGATGAACTAATGCGTCATGCTTCACAATTGCGTGGACCTGGAGTGGATATGTTGATTGAAATACTGAACAACATTACAAAACTTGGTTCTGGCCCTGAATCTGCTTCCTCTACTGATTCGCCAGGCTCTACTGGACATGTCCCCATGGAAACTGATGTTGAGGATAAGTGCATGGCTGTAGCAGATGGTAGGGATTTGTGCAAGGTTGAAAGCTCGGAGCAAGCAGTTGAAACATCTTTGGATGCCTCAATAGTAAATATTGAATCTTTTCTTCCTGATTGTATAGGCAATGCTGCTCGTCTTCTTGAAACAATCCTACAGAATTCTGATGCCTGCCGTATCTTTGTTGAGAAAAAGGGAATTGAGGCTGTCTTGCAGTTGTTTGTGTTGCCTTCCATGCCTCTTTCCGTTTCTGTTGGTCAAAGCATATCTGTTGCATTTAAGAACTTCTCCCCGCAGCACTCTGTTTCTCTAGCTCGTGCAGTATGTTCCTTCTTGAGAGACCATTTGAAGGCGACAGTTGAACTTTTAGTTTCAGTGGAAGGCATGCCACTTGCTCAGCTGGAAGTTGCACAGAGATCGAAATTCTTGAGATGCCTTTCCAGTCTTGAAGGGATACTGTCTCTTGCCAATTCTTTGTTGAAGGGTACAACTACCATTATTTCTGAACTCGGTTCGGCAGATTCTGATGTGTTTAAGGATCTTGGCAGGGTTTATAGGGATACACTATGGCAAGTATCTTTGTGTTGTGACACAAAGGCTGACGAGAAGCGGAATGTTGAAGCAGAGCCTGAAAGTGCTGAGGGTGGTGTTTCTAATGCAGCTGGAAGAGAGAGTGACGATGATGCAAACATTGTCTCGTACAGGTATACAAATCCAGTTACTGTCAGGACGAGTTCTCACTCCCCTTGGGGTCTGGAACGGGAGTTTATTTCTGTTGTTCGTTCAAGTGAAGGTTTTAATCGTCGTAGTCGACATGGTTTGGCACGTTTAAGGGGAGCAAGGGCTGGCAGGCATTTGGAATCTTTGCAAATAGATCCTGAAAGTGCAGCTAATGGCACAGAGCCTGCTACCCAggatttgaagaagaaaagtcCTGAGGTTCTTGTTTTAGAGACACTTACAAAACTTGCTTCCAGCATACGTACTTTCTTCACTGCTCTTGTCAAGGGATTTACATCTCCAAACCGTCGAAGGACTGAGACAGGATCTTTGAGTTCAGCTTCAAAAATCATTGGAAGTGCCTTATCTAAAGTTTTTCAAGAGGCTTTTGGGTTTTCAGGATATTCTTACTCTTCTGGGCATGAAATTTCACTGTCAGTCAAGTGTCGCTATCTTGGGAAGTTGGTTGATGATATGGTGGCTCTTACATTTGATGGTAGGCGTCGGACCTGTTACACAGTGATGATCAACAATTTTTATGTTCATGGAACTTTTAAGGAGGTTCTAAGAACATTTGAAGCTACAAGTGCGTTGCTGTGGACACTACCTTATTCGCTTCCAGCTTCTGGTCTTGATCATGAAAAGAATGCTGAGGAAGGCAAATTGTCTCACAGTTCGTGGCTGCTTGATACATTGCAGAGTTATTGTCGCCTTCTTGAATATTTTATCAATTCTTCTTTGCTGTTGTCTCCAACCTCAGCATCCCAGGCACAGCTGCTTGTGCAACCTGTGGCAGTTGGTCTGTCTATTGGATTGTTTCCTGTTCCTAAGGACCCTGAAGTGTTTGTTCGTATGCTGCAGTCTCAGGTTCTGGATGCTATAGTTCCCATCTGGAATCACCCTTTGTTTCCAAATTGTAATCCAGTTTTTATAACTTCTATTATTTCACTAATCACTCATGTATATTCTGGTGTTGGTGATGTTAAACAAAATCGTAGTGGGTTGTTAGGGAATACAAACCAACGTTTGGTGGCTCCACCACCTGATGAAGCTACCATTGCTACCATTGTTGAGATGGGGTTCTCAAGAGCAAGAGCTGAGGAGGCATtaagaagagtggaaactaatAGTGTCGAAATGGCTATGGAATGGTTATTTAGTCATGCTGAAGATCCTGTGCTGGAGGATGATGAATTGGCTCGTGCACTTGCTTTATCTCTAGGAAATTCCTCAGAAGCATCTAAAGTCGATAACACAGAAAAATCAGTGGATGTTTTGGCAGAAGAGGAACAAATTAAGACCCCTTCTGTTGATGACATCCTTGCTGCAACAATGAAGTTGTTTCACAGTAGTGATTCAATGGCTTTCCAGTTGACAGATTTGCTTGTGACTCTTTGCAATAGGAACAAAGGAGAAGACCGTGATCAGGTGATTCCTTATCTTGTAAAGCAGCTAAAGCAGTGCCCCATGGAATTCTCAAAGGATAATAGTGCATTGTGCATGGTTTCACATACTTTAGCATTGATTTTATCTGAAGATGAAAATGCTCGACAAATTGCTGTGCAGAGTGGCATTGTCCCATTGGCAATTGATATCTTGATGAACTTCAAAGCAAGGACTACTTCAGGAAATGAGATTTTGAGCCCGAAATGTATTAGTGCTTTACTTCTAATCCTGGATAATTTGTTGCAATCCAGGCCCAGAATCTCTCGTGAAAGTACAGAAGAGACTGCAGCAGGACCAATACCTGACTCATCAGAGGAACATGTTGCATCTCCAGTTCTGGAAGATGTTGCTGAGAAAAAATCCACTCCTCTTTTGCAGGATAAAGAAAGTAGCACCATCTTTGAGAAAACATTTGGAAAACCTACAGGCTTTTTGACGATGGAAGATTGTGGTAATGTATTGATTATTGCTTGTGACTTGATAAACCAGCATGTACCAGCTTTGGTTATGCAGGCCGTTCTTCAGTTATGTGCTCGCTTGACAAAACAACATGCTCTGGCTTTGCAATTTCTTGAAAATGGTGGCTTGGCAGCTCTATTTGGTCTTCCAAGGAGTTGCTTTTTTCCAGGGTATGATACCTTGGCATCTGCAATTATTCGACATCTTATTGAAGACCCTCAGACACTGCAAACAGCTATGGAATTGGAGATACGACAAACTCTAAGTGGAAATCGTCATGCTGGTCGTGTCTCTGTTAGAACATTTTTGACATCAATGGCACCTGTTATATCTAGAGATCCAGGGGTCTTTATGAAAGCAGCAACTGCTGTTTGTCAGTTGGAATCATCTGGAGGAAGGACCACAATTGTgttatcaaaagaaaaagatcgagagaaggagaaagagaaacaaaaagctTCTGGTGTTGAAGCTGGGATAGCTTCCAATGATTCTGTTCGAATATCTGATAATAAAATGCATGATGGACCTGCAAAGTGCTCTAAAGCCCACAAGAAGGTTCCTGTGAATCTCACTCAGGTGGTGGATCAACTTCTTGAAATTGTATTGACATTTCCATTGAAGAAAAGTGATGAAGATTTCGCTGCTTATGAGAATGCTATGGAGGTAGATGAATCCACAACCAAGATAAAGGGAAAGTCCAAGGTTGATGAGACGAGGAATGCTGAGACAAATAGTTTTTCAGAGAAATCTGCAGGTCTGGCTAAGGTGACATTTGTTCTCAAGTTACTGAGTGATATTCTTTTGATGTATGTACATACTGCTGGAGTAATTTTGAGACGGGGTATTGAACTGTCTCAACTTCGGGGATCTAATCAATTAGACTGCTCTGGACAGGGtggaatcatccatcatgtttTACATCGGCTTCTTCCCCTTCCAATTGATAAAACTGCAGGTCCAGACGAATGGAAAAATAAGCTTTCTGAAAAGGCTTCCTACTTTTTGGTAGTTCTTTCCAGCCGCTCAGGTGAAGGGCGTAGGCGAGTGATTAACGAACTTGCAAAAGCATTATCTCCATTTTCAAATTCAGAAAGTAATTCATCCAGTTGTAGCTTTTTGCCAGATAAAAAGGTCCTTGCTTTTGTTGATTTGGTATATGCTATTTTATCTAAGAACTCATCTTCCAGTAATTTACCTGGCTCTGGTTGCTCTCCTGATGTGGCCAAAAGCATGATAGAAGAGGGGATGGCTCGGTGTTTGTCTGGCATTCTGCAGAAACTCGATTTGGACCACCCTGATGCTCCAAAAATTGTGAATCTCATACTCAAGTCTTTGGAAAGCCTAACAAGAGCTGCTAATGCTAGTGAGCAACTAGCAAAGTCTGACTGTTTGAACAAGAAAAAAGCTGTTGGCGTCAGTGGAAGATCTGATGAGAATGTAAATGTAACCTCAGCCTCTCGAACAGCAGAGTCTAATGGTCATGGAAACTGCCAACAGGAAGCCACGGGTGCTGCAAGTTCAGAACAACAGCCTCCAGAAAGCTCCCAAAATGGAGGTGATGGGGGTAGAGATTCAATCCAGTCTATGGAGCATGAAATGAGGATAGAGGAGTCTGCAAATGGAAATCCACCTTTGGAACTTGGGTTGGATTATGTGCGTGAGGATATGGAAGAAGCTGGTGTCATGGAAAACAGAGATCAAATTGGTATGGCCTTTCATGCTGAGAATAGGGTAGTTGATGATATgggtgatgaagatgatgacatGGGCGATGATGGCGAGgatgatgaggatgatgatgacgGGGACGAAGAGGATGAAGATATTGGAGAAGATGGCACTGCACTGATGTCTCTAGCTGATACTGATGTGGAGGATCATGATGAAGCTGGTGGGGATGAATATAACGAGGATATGGTTGATGaagaggatgatgatttccATGAGAATCGTGTTATTGAGGTTAGGTGGAGGGAAGCCCTAGATGGGCTGGATCATTTACAAGTACTTGGGCAACCAGGAACTGGGGGTGGACTCATTGATGTTGCTGCGGAGCCCTTTGAAGGAGTGAATGTGGATGACCTTTTTGGCCTTCGTAGAACTTTTGGATTTGAACGTCGCCGTCAGATAAACAGAAATTCGTTTGAGCGATCTGCCACAGATAGGACTGGTCTTCGACATCCTCTCCTCTCGAGGCCATCACCATCTTCTGATTTGGTTTCAATGTGGTCTGCAACTGGAAATGCAGCCAGGGATGTTGAAGGTTTCTCTACCGGAAATCTTGATGCATCTCATTTTTACATGTTTGATGCTCCAGTTCTTCCCTATGACAATGCACCATCTAGTCTCTTTGGTGATCGAGTAGGTGGTTCAGCACCGCCACCATTGGCAGATTTTTCTGTTGGTTTGGAGTCTCTTCGAGTGCCTGGGCGAAGGGTGTCTGGTGATGGCCGGTGGACAGATGATGGCCAACCCCAAGCTGGTGGTCAAGCTGCAACTGTTGCTCAGGCAATTGAAGAACTGTTCATATCTCAAATGAGCAACAATGCTCCCAATCATCTGAATGAAAGGCTGTCAGAAAACACGTCTGCGAAACAGCAGGCAGATACCCTCTTGGTTGCTGATAGTCAAGTGCCACTAGATGGTGATAGCACTGTTGCTCAACAGCATGATGTACAAATTCAGGAGAATGATCCTGGAATTGATCGATTAGGTGAAGGTCAGTGTTCTCAGGAAGCAGTTGATCGGGAGGTTGTTACTGAACAAGCAGGTGATCCCCATCAACTGAGTGAACCTGCAGCCAATTTAATTTCGGAGAACACTCCAGAAGCACAGGATATCATGGAAACTGGGGAAGAAAATGGCAGTGCCATGGAGCAATTAAGTGTTATGCAGGGTTCAGTTGCCCCATCAATGTACTCACAGGCTGATCCAGTTGGTTCTAGGAGTTCTGATGGACTTGGTAGTCCCCATTATTTGCACCTGCAAAATTTAGGCCATCATAGCCCTTCAGCAGCTGATAGTCAGTCTAGTAATCATGCACTTATAATTACTGGGTCAGATATGCCGGATGCTACTCTTAGTCATGCTTCTTCTGTCAATGCTGATGTTGATATGAATGCAGTGTTTATGGAAGGAGACCAGTCTTATCAATTGCTATCTACTTCGGACGTCAACGGAGAGGAGCCATCCTATAGGCAGATTGAGGTTGTCCAAGAGGCTAGTCAGACTGATGAAACTAATGTGAATAATGACGCTTCTAATGGCAATGGTATTGATCCAACCTTTTTGGAAGCACTTCCTGAAGATCTGCGAGCAGAAGTTCTTGCCTCACAGCAAGCCCAGTCCACTCAGCCTCCAACTTATACTCCACCAGCAGCTGAAGACATAGATCCAGAGTTTTTAGCAGCTCTTCCTCCAGATATACAAGCAGAAGTTCTGGCACAACAAAGAGCACAAAGGGTTGCACAGCAGGCTGCTGGGCAGCCTGTTGAAATGGATAATGCCTCAATTATTGCCACTTTCCCGGCTGATTTGCGTGAAGAG GTGCTTTTAACATCTTCAGAAGCAGTTTTATCTGCTTTGCCCTCTCCTCTGCTTGCTGAAGCACAAATGCTGAGGGACAGAGCAATGAGTCATTATCAAGCTCGCAGCTTGTTTGGAGGTAGCCACAGGTTTAACCATCGGAGAAATGGCTTGGGCTTTGATAGGCATGCGGTGATGGACCGAGGTGTTGGGGTTACAATTGGCAGGAGGGCGTCGTCTTCTATTACAGAGAGTTTGAAGTTGAAGGAACTTGAAGGGGAGCCACTCTTGGATGCAGACTCCTTGAAGGCATTGATTCGTCTCTTGCGATTAGCACAA CCTCTTGGTAAAGGTCTTCTGCAACGACTCTTGTTGAACTTATGTGCGCACAGTAGTACAAGAGCCATTCTTGTTCGTCTTCTGCTTGATGCCCTCAAGCCTGTAAACGAAGGATCAGTTGGTGGACTGACAACATCGAATTCACTAAGGCTTTACGGGTGTCAGTCCAATGTTGTTTATGGCCGATCTCAGTTGTTTGATG GCCTTCCTCCACTGGTGTTGCGTCGGATTCTTGAGATTTTGACTTACCTTGCCAACAATCATTCAGCTGTTGCCAGTCTTCTGTTCTTTTTTGATTCTTCTCTTGTTCCAGAGGCCCTAAATGCAGACACTTCAGAAACCAAGAAGGATAAAGGCAAGGAGAAAATGTTGGAAGGAGACAACCAATCAAACAGTTTGGGATGCTCTGAAAAGGGCGATATCTCTTTGATATTGTTTCTCAAACTCTTGAGTCAACCTCTGTTCTTACGCAGCATTGCTCATCTTGAGCAG GTCATGGGTCTCATTCAAGTGGTGGTACACACTGCAGTATCCAAATTAGAATGTCAATCTCATTCTGAAGAAGCAGCAGCTCACATTCAAAATCCATCCAGTGGTGGGAATATTGGTGATGTTGAGAAAGACAGTTCTTTGTTACCAGTTGAATCAAATCATCAAGATGATGAAAGCAACCCTGCTAGGAAATCCACCCCACACTGTGAGAAGAACATGAACATCTATCATATATTCTTGCAGCTTCCACAATCTGATCTGCACAATCTCTGCAGCATTCTTGGCCATGAGGG GCTTTCAGACAAGATTTACATGCTTGCTGGTGAGGTGCTGAAGAAGTTGGCCTCTGTTGCTGCTCCTCATCGCAAATTCTTCATTTCAGAGCTTTCAGGCTTAGCTCAAGAATTGAGCAGCTCAGCTGTTAATGAGCTTATCACTCTTAGAAATACACACATGTTGGGTTTGAGTGCTGGATCCATGGCTGGTGCTGCTGTTCTTCGGGTGCTGCAAACATTAAGTACATTCACTTCTGTGAGCAATGATAGTAACAGGGACACAATGACTATTGAGGAACAGGAAGAGCATGCTAATACGTGGAAGCTAAATGTGGCTCTGGAACCACTGTGGCAAGAACTGAGTGAATGCATTAGCGCTATGGAGTCAGAGCTTACACAAAGCTGTTTGTCTTCTGTTATGCCCAATGTTAACATTGGGGAGCATATACAGGGTTCTTCATCTGTGTCTCCGCCTCTTCCTCCTGGAACTCAAAGACTTTTGCCATTTATTGAGGCCTTCTTTGTCTTGTGTGAGAAACTACAGGCACACAATTCTTTCATTCACCAAGATTATGCTGATGCTACTGCAAGAGAGGTGAAAGAGTCTGCAGGGAGTCCAGTTTTGTTTTCTAGCAAATACAGTTTGGATTCTCACAGGAGAATTGATGGGACTTTGACATTTACTCGGTTTTCTGAGAAGCATCGTCGCCTTCTAAATGCCTTTGTCAGGCAGAATCCTGGGCTGTTGGAAAAGTCTCTTTCTATGTTGCTGAAAGCGCCACGGCTTATTGATTTTGACAACAAGCGAGCTTATTTCCGCTCAAGAATACGGCAACAGCATGAGCAACACCTCTCAGGGCCTTTACGAATAAGTGTCCGGCGAGCATATGTATTAGAGGATTCATACAATCAGTTGCGGATGCGACCAACTCAGGACCTGAAGGGCCGACTAAACGTCCATTTTCAAGGTGAAGAGGGTATTGATGCCGGTGGGTTGACACGAGAATGGTACCAACTGCTCTCCAGGGTTGTATTTGACAAAGGGGCTTTGCTATTCACCACTGTGGGAAACAATGCTACTTTCCAGCCAAACCCAAATTCTGTCTATCAGACTGAACATCTCtcttattttaaatttgtaGGCCGCGTG GTTGCTAAGGCACTGTTTGATGGGCAACTGTTAGATGTGTACTTTACGCGATCATTCTACAAGCATATCCTTGGTGTGAAGGTGACTTATCATGATATAGAGGCTGTTGATCCAGATTATTATAAAAACCTGAAATGGATGCTGGAG AATGATGTGAGCGATGTACCTGATCTCACATTCTGCATGGATGCTGATGAAGAAAAGCACATTCTGTATGAGAAAACAGAG GTAACTGGTTATGAGCTTAAACCTGGCGGAAGCAACATAAGAGTCACAGAGGAAACAAAGCATGAATATGTGGATCTTGTGGCTGACCATATTCTGACAAATGCAATACGGCCTCAAATTAATTCCTTCATGGAGGGCTTCAATGAATTAGTGCCAAAGG